A window of Nicotiana tabacum cultivar K326 chromosome 24, ASM71507v2, whole genome shotgun sequence contains these coding sequences:
- the LOC142178262 gene encoding uncharacterized protein LOC142178262, whose amino-acid sequence MLFHKFARDLEFLEIDLFGCKVNKKGGYYILKTDADVLKFLNTLKGGDFVDVCIVHKISDPILVEDITELDPIIQTHGHDSGLNARADVSPPNNDINRTKNGKDKGKRTDINREIKNQMKVKKDAQVNIDEIPYGPVGIDFGFEDMHKKKKGKYQGKLGGDDQYFDSSDLSSECSDDERELVGTDEVRDAPARNLSKKVYFDTSCKKILFELYMIFENVVQFREALQTYSIQKGVNLKLKPNERERVRANCTKKGYPWHILGSIEGSTRNASRNPTWIAKNFKDIIISEPQIKLHQIQALIRKAYGLYVSKTFCKRAKIIVMKENMGDYKKEFARFHDYAEMLKSTNPETTIVIRTSKNVEPGKEGTCKGELLSYIFKDRNNQMYLMAWAVVERESKDTWSWFIRCLKHDLNLTKSEGEGLTVMSDMQKGLYLAITQLLPNAEMRRCARHI is encoded by the exons ATGTTGTTTCACAAGTTTGCTAGGGACTTAGAATTTTTAGAAATTGATTTATTTGGATGCAAAGTTAACAAAAAGGGTGGTTATTACATTTTAAAAACAGATGCTGATGTGTTAAAGTTTCTTAATACATTGAAAGGTGGTGACTTTGTTGATGTTTGTATTGTCCATAAAATTAGTGATCCTATTCTTGTTGAGGATATAACTGAATTAGACCCCATTATACAAACACATGGGCATGACAGTGGGTTAAATGCTAGGGCTGATGTATCACCTCCCAATAATGATATAAATAGGACTAAAAATGGCAAAGATAAGGGTAAACGGACAGATATAAATAGAGAGATAAAGAATCAGATGAAAGTGAAG AAGGATGCCCAAGTAAATATAGATGAGATACCATATGGTCCAGTTGGTATAGATTTTGGTTTTGAAGATATGCATaagaaaaagaagggaaaatatcAAGGGAAACTAGGAGGGGATGACCAGTATTTTGATAGCTCGGATCTAAGTAGTGAGTGTAGTGATGATGAAAGAGAACTTGTTGGCACCGATGAAGTAAGGGATGCACCAGCTAGGAATCTAAGTAAGAAGGTCTACTTTGACACAAGttgcaaaaaaatattatttgaactgtatatgaTATTTGAGAATGTTGTACAGTTTAGGGAGGCATTGCAGACCTATTCTATTCAAAAAGGTGTGAACCTTAAGTTGAAACCTAATGAGAGGGAAAGGGTTAGGGCAAACTGCACAAAGAAAGGTTATCCGTGGCATATTCTTGGCAGCATAGAAGGTAGCACCAGGAATGCTTCAAGAAACCCAACATGGATTGCAAAGAACTTCAAAGACATAATAATTAGTGAGCCTCAAATTAAGcttcatcaaattcaagccttAATTAGGAAAGCATATGGTCTGTATGTGAGTAAAACTTTCTGCAAAAGAGCAAAAATAATAGTTATGAAGGAGAATATGGGTGATTACAAGAAAGAATTTGCTAGGTTTCATGATTATGCAGAAATGCTAAAGTCTACTAATCCTGAAACTACTATAGTGATAAGGACATCTAAAAATGTAGAACCTGGCAAGGAG GGAACATGTAAAGGTGAATTGCTTTCCTACATTTTTAAGGATAGAAATAATCAAATGTACCTTATGGCTTGGGCAGTAGTTGAAAGGGAATCAAAGGATACATGGTCTTGGTTTATCAGATGTCTCAAGCATGATCTGAACTTGACAAAATCTGAAGGAGAAGGGCTGACAGTCATGTCTGATATGCAGAAG GGTCTTTATCTAGCTATAACTCAGTTATTGCCAAATGCTGAGATGAGGCGGTGTGCTAGACATATCTAG